Genomic segment of Panicum virgatum strain AP13 chromosome 9N, P.virgatum_v5, whole genome shotgun sequence:
TCGGTCATCCATTCCCTGTTGAGATATGAAAAGGTTAGTGCTTCAGGAAGATCTAGGCTGCTTCAGTGTGCAAGGAAGATAATCTGAGAAGAAGATTTAAAAAGAACTACTCCATCTCCCAGCTATGCCATTTGGTTGTTGCTATTTGCCTATTTCATCTCAGTGCATACATAATAAATTCCAGTACTATCTACACTTATTATCGATTTTCCTCAATCAAGCAAAACCAAGATTATTCCAGCTACAATTAACAACTGATGGAACCTTTTTACTTGTGCTATTAAAGCTTTTTTGAAGCCTCTAATGGGCTAACCACAACATGCAGTCGCATTAACTCCATGTGCTAGGCAGCTACAGAACATCATCTGAATAGCATCCTTGCTACTAAGCTATGGTTGAAATAGCTGTAGTGGGCTTTCTTTAGTTTCTACTAATTGCTGACATGCTTCCGAATCACTTTCGGCAAAAAGAGTACAAACCTGCCAGATATGTATTGGGCCCAGAAATCCAACCCACTCTCGTTCAACTTGATTGAACAGAGACTTGATGAGTTCAAAAAAGCTTCGATCCTCTTTCTTCTGCATTTGAATGTCAGACAAGCTGAAACCCCAGTCAGATACTTGCAACACAGCTTCCTCTACAAATGGCCGTGCATCTCCCTGGCGCACAGACTCTGCAACATTCCTTTCCCAGAATGCATTGAACTCAGGACCTTCCAGTAAAGTTTTGTCCTGATTAACACGCAGAATATTAGTACTTTGCATGAGAAAGGGCCAATGTTCACACTTAACCAAAGGAGTAAACACTAAGATTTCATAAATAAGCATCAATCAGGCATGGGCAAATCAATTACTAATGTGTTCATGCAGCACAACAATGCTGATGTTGCTTTCCTATGTGGAAAGATGCTGCATGTATAGTAGTAAGTGGAAAACAAACCAAGATGCTCTGAATTTTCACTTGAGTTAAGAAAAATGTAGTTTTGTAACTAAAATCCAGTGCCACTTCTTGTATCATTATCTCAGGTACAAAGTACCACTACCACCCATATTGCATCTGACATACCTATGGCTTGAAATAAATAGAAATTTTCTACATTATGAACCCTAATGACATACAATAAGGGCAGGAATGGTAAAGCAAATAATCATGTCACTCCCATGTTGCTCTACAACAGCATCCCAAGTTTGCACTGGGATGTACATAAAAGTGATATTAGCATACCTTCTTCCCCAATGACAGTGACAACCAACTCTCCGGCTGTCCTTGCTTGCCAGAAAGGAAGCTTCGGTGATAGAAGAGGGGCAGTAGTGATGGAAACCTCCGAGCTAAAATGTGCATAAGTTTCCGTTTTGTCGACCATCTATCCCATGTTCTATGCCTCTCATCTTTGGTCATCTTGGAGTCATATGGATTTGCCATAGGTGCAAACATTGCTGCACCTGGATTCAGGACAATGAATTATCAGCAGATCAACAGTAACATTTATGTATTCAATAAGCATGCAAGGTTTATGTTATTTGAAAACTTAAGAAAACAAAGCTTTTGATTGAAATAGACATGTCTTTAGATGCAAGGTAGTTATGTCCTGACCAAATCAATATTACAGTTAAGGAATAGCCATACTGGGCATTAGTGCTTTCATTCAGAAGCATAACAGAAGTACCATTACAAATTTGGATAGTGCTGAATAATCCAATTGAATAGACCACGTGCATTTCATTATCATCAAGGCAAATAAGAGTATCCGAAAATACTATATATCCTCATAAGTAATGTAGTAACAAAcattaaaaaaaatgtaaagtATGGATGTCATTAGGTTTAAGTCAAGCATGTGCAGAATTAGGTCTCTTCAAGTTCAATAAGTATAAGTAAGGTATGACACTGCACAACCACAGGATGATAAAAAGGGTGCTATGCTGTGATAGTGTCAAAACACTAGCACTAAAGGGGCATCCATGAAGAACTAGACAAAACCATAATTTACAAATCCGGAAAACATAGAAAATCATTTGAGGTAGGTACCAGCAACCCTATCAGGAATGTAACGAAGAGCACTCCAAGCATGCATGCCACCACCAGAATAGCCCACAACCCAGAACTTGTCGGGAATATCAAGAGCATCAGCCAAATGGAGCATGTCCAGGGCAGAAGAATTGAGATTTCGGCCTGGGTGCGGATCACTTTCACCAAAACCAGGAAGATCATAGGTCACAAGTCGTGCCCCAAATTCTTCCAGAAGGGATGCACTGATTCCAGGGATTCCTGCATGGGAAGGGACAATGATCAAATTGGGAAAGCCAGAAGTGCCAATACCGTCCAGAAAATGATGTATAACTCAACCCTACCTGCCAGCCTTGATGAAAGAAAAGAATGAGGAGCAATCAGTGAAAATCTCGCCCTATCAGCTGAGACTCCTTGTTCTTCATAAGCTAGATGGCGTCCATCAGGAAGTAGGATTCTATTCGCACTTGGGGGGCTGATGATAAGTTTCTTTGGAAGCTCAACCGGAGTTTCATCACCACTCCCAACACCTAAAACTGCATGGAAAACATTCTCATTAATTAAGCAGTTAAAGTGGTGCACTGATCCCTACATGTATAAACTGATACACAAATCAACTGACCACAATGCACTGACAAAATGGTTGTCCAATCTGGTATGAATATTT
This window contains:
- the LOC120690640 gene encoding uncharacterized protein LOC120690640 → MSAASMMTWHEDLATLVGDAGVHLHGAGGEAPAAANVAAAGAGWYGEEEEGMAEEGWAQQAKGFAESTAEMLRELGRGLWDVAAQSLAGAEDSELARRLRKRAAATGKRLSFMNEYLPEERDPVRCWLIVAAVAFVTLLVLGVGSGDETPVELPKKLIISPPSANRILLPDGRHLAYEEQGVSADRARFSLIAPHSFLSSRLAGIPGISASLLEEFGARLVTYDLPGFGESDPHPGRNLNSSALDMLHLADALDIPDKFWVVGYSGGGMHAWSALRYIPDRVAGAAMFAPMANPYDSKMTKDERHRTWDRWSTKRKLMHILARRFPSLLPLFYHRSFLSGKQGQPESWLSLSLGKKDKTLLEGPEFNAFWERNVAESVRQGDARPFVEEAVLQVSDWGFSLSDIQMQKKEDRSFFELIKSLFNQVEREWVGFLGPIHIWQGMDDRVVSPSVAEFFRRVVPGATVHKLLDEGHFSYFCFCDECHRQIFSTLFGIPQGPINPAPLPSSDVASELAEETTAPDNLTEEEQGKSSLA